The Bernardetia litoralis DSM 6794 genome includes a window with the following:
- a CDS encoding PAS domain-containing protein, whose translation MMNYLKQEFYQILKSDETFFDFIQMNAFDGIWFWSLKEINHKWINPKFCSLLGYEYEELQGNQIQKIVHPKDQAKMQAIFDTYIKNTESVYEDEIRFIHKEGNIVWLKLKALVFDKKENKSPRVLVTHTNITKQYNQKETLKHTLDRYESILNNYSTFIIRVDMEGNYSYVNNSFCERLQLKREEIIGTNSLTGIAQEDIQQCIDAANECLANPAKSIFAHLKKPVFDREKNQYSTTEFIYTDWEYRAILDNQKNITEIQCIGFEVTEKVLAEKELEHTKNLLQTCNEAVMTGTWQIDLINKKITWDKVTKQIHEVEEDYQSDMSQGFKFQFYTPEYKKITKKLVEKAVQEGIPFDEELQIQTEKRNKKWVRAIGIPVMENNLCIEVYGTFQDITVHKKAELQLQAKANELEASEEELRLNIEQLEKAQYEIIHTKKILETCNESTRVGVWILDLKTQLITVDKIIKDIHEVEEDFVYNTKNGISFYKEGYDQEIITKVFTKALEEGVPYDEQLKLITAKGNEIWVRAIGIPTFENGKCVELYGTFQNIDKQKRNEINLQKKVEELKISKKQLISTTKLLETCNASATIGTWNYDIHTRDIIWDTIIHSIYELPLGIEIDTQTKINFFKERENRNKAIQIVKEARKEGKPFDEELEIINFRGNKKWIRIIGIPQMKNGQCSELYGTLQDISAQKNTELQLKEKVTELEQAQKEIQKIQSKLSTTLEKTGIGLWEFDITTNQRYWDKQTRKMLGLSEYDKVDENSTSKIIHKDDLEQVNQMIADLINQKITEYKTTYKTIPIDGKTYYHESKATLIKDNEGNPILILGVLQDITKQKNAKLQLKEKITELKKAKQEIQKIQSKLSMTLEKTGVGLWELCLATNETKWDEQCYKLFHENKESFTPNKWQEKIYPQDLDLIVQEIDLITKNPSALFNLEYRMMQKTDIHYYHSKGVLIEEDNNQILIGTVQDITKQKNAKLQLKEKVIELETAKQEIQKIQSKLSLTLEKTGIGLWEFDIKTQLFTWDKQTQRIFGIDVQNPISRPTVRSRVHTEDVEEITTCLELMIKGELKNYEIKYRTVLIEEKHRFLDTKAFLIKDKDNNPAQVVGITQDVTKQKEYEKIIEGQNKKLVSSKKILIKGLKNQRILQKNLAQQKQQLEQIFDAVPAMIYQFKRDKDGNISFPLVSKGAKSILGIETNQLSVDNSVDIFNAVHPEDLLGFQSSVQKSADTMQKWESELRLLKKGREVWIHATSKPTYMDDGGIIWTGIMQNIDHIKETELQIQEQNKELQNTLNELRETQSQLIHNEKMTTLGQLMASIAHEINTPLGAIRSSAGTVFKLLNNTLTNLPRIVKIFSEEDFNKFNELIEKAIKNNILLSSREKRAVKYKLIADLEEKEITQVDRIADLIVDAGITKEYEAYKYFLDLDNKVEIFESIYEISTILKSNATVRIATEKASKIIITLKNFSRQDHTGKKQLANINENLQNTLVLYQNKLKYGIEVIREMDNLPMINVYEDELVQVWTNLLHNAIQAIKKKGKIYLTTTKKENKVLVSVKDTGSGIPDEVQTRIFDAFFTTKPTGEGSGLGLSIVRKIIEKHDGKIWFETQNTGENTGTTFFVELPIQ comes from the coding sequence ATGATGAATTATTTAAAACAAGAATTTTATCAAATTTTAAAATCTGATGAAACGTTTTTTGATTTTATTCAAATGAATGCGTTTGATGGAATTTGGTTTTGGAGCTTAAAAGAAATTAATCATAAATGGATTAATCCTAAATTTTGTAGCCTTTTGGGTTATGAATATGAAGAGTTACAAGGAAATCAAATTCAGAAAATTGTTCATCCAAAAGACCAAGCAAAAATGCAAGCTATTTTTGATACATATATCAAAAATACAGAATCTGTTTATGAAGATGAGATACGATTTATTCATAAAGAAGGTAATATAGTTTGGCTAAAATTAAAGGCTCTTGTTTTTGATAAAAAAGAAAATAAAAGTCCTAGAGTATTAGTTACACATACTAATATTACTAAACAATACAACCAAAAAGAAACCCTAAAGCATACCTTAGATAGATATGAGTCTATTCTAAATAACTATTCAACTTTCATTATCCGAGTGGATATGGAAGGAAATTATTCGTATGTAAATAACTCATTTTGTGAACGCTTACAACTCAAGAGAGAAGAAATAATAGGAACAAATTCCCTGACAGGAATTGCACAAGAAGATATTCAACAATGTATAGATGCTGCAAATGAATGTCTTGCTAATCCAGCTAAATCTATTTTTGCTCATCTCAAAAAACCTGTTTTTGACAGAGAAAAAAACCAATATAGCACAACAGAATTTATTTATACAGATTGGGAATATAGAGCAATTTTAGATAATCAAAAGAATATAACAGAGATACAGTGTATTGGTTTTGAGGTTACTGAAAAAGTACTTGCCGAAAAAGAATTAGAACATACCAAAAATTTACTTCAAACATGTAATGAAGCTGTCATGACAGGTACTTGGCAGATTGATTTAATTAATAAAAAAATAACATGGGATAAAGTAACAAAACAAATTCACGAAGTAGAAGAGGACTATCAATCAGATATGAGTCAAGGGTTTAAGTTTCAGTTCTATACTCCTGAATATAAAAAAATCACAAAAAAACTTGTAGAAAAAGCTGTCCAAGAAGGTATTCCATTTGATGAAGAATTACAAATACAAACAGAAAAAAGAAATAAAAAATGGGTAAGAGCTATCGGAATTCCTGTTATGGAAAACAATCTGTGTATTGAAGTATATGGTACTTTTCAAGACATAACAGTTCACAAAAAAGCAGAACTTCAGCTTCAAGCTAAGGCAAATGAATTGGAGGCAAGTGAAGAAGAATTGCGTCTAAATATTGAACAATTAGAAAAAGCTCAATATGAAATAATACACACAAAAAAAATATTAGAAACCTGTAATGAAAGTACAAGAGTTGGAGTTTGGATATTAGATTTAAAAACACAACTTATCACAGTGGATAAAATAATTAAAGATATTCATGAAGTAGAAGAGGATTTTGTCTATAACACTAAAAATGGTATCTCTTTTTATAAAGAAGGATATGATCAAGAAATAATTACAAAAGTATTTACAAAAGCATTAGAAGAGGGAGTTCCTTATGATGAACAACTCAAACTCATTACAGCAAAAGGCAATGAGATTTGGGTAAGAGCTATCGGCATACCTACATTTGAGAATGGAAAATGTGTAGAACTTTATGGTACTTTTCAGAATATAGATAAACAAAAAAGAAATGAAATCAATCTTCAGAAAAAAGTAGAAGAGTTAAAAATTTCAAAAAAACAACTTATATCAACAACTAAACTCTTAGAAACATGTAATGCAAGTGCTACTATTGGAACATGGAATTATGATATACATACGAGAGATATAATTTGGGATACTATCATACATAGTATTTATGAATTGCCATTAGGAATAGAAATAGATACTCAAACAAAAATAAATTTTTTTAAAGAAAGAGAAAATAGAAATAAAGCGATACAAATAGTAAAAGAAGCTAGAAAAGAAGGCAAACCATTTGATGAAGAATTAGAAATCATCAATTTTAGGGGGAATAAAAAATGGATACGTATTATCGGTATTCCTCAAATGAAAAATGGACAATGCTCAGAGTTATATGGAACTCTGCAAGATATATCTGCGCAAAAAAATACAGAATTGCAATTAAAAGAAAAAGTTACAGAACTAGAGCAAGCACAAAAAGAAATTCAAAAAATTCAAAGTAAACTATCGACAACATTAGAAAAAACAGGAATTGGACTTTGGGAATTTGATATTACAACCAATCAACGTTATTGGGACAAACAAACTAGAAAAATGCTTGGACTTTCTGAATATGATAAAGTGGATGAAAATTCTACTTCTAAGATAATTCATAAAGATGATTTGGAACAAGTAAATCAAATGATTGCAGATTTAATTAATCAAAAAATTACAGAATATAAGACTACATATAAAACTATTCCTATTGATGGAAAAACCTATTATCATGAATCAAAAGCAACTTTAATCAAAGATAATGAAGGTAATCCTATTCTAATTTTAGGTGTTTTGCAAGATATTACCAAACAAAAAAATGCTAAACTACAACTCAAAGAAAAAATAACAGAATTAAAAAAAGCAAAACAAGAAATTCAGAAAATTCAATCTAAACTTTCTATGACATTAGAAAAAACAGGTGTTGGATTATGGGAGCTTTGCCTTGCAACAAATGAAACTAAGTGGGACGAACAATGCTATAAATTATTTCATGAAAATAAAGAAAGTTTTACCCCAAACAAATGGCAGGAAAAAATCTACCCTCAAGATTTAGATTTAATAGTACAAGAAATTGATCTGATTACAAAGAATCCATCTGCTCTTTTTAATCTAGAGTATAGAATGATGCAAAAAACAGATATTCATTATTATCACTCCAAAGGTGTATTAATTGAAGAAGATAATAATCAAATACTTATTGGTACTGTTCAAGATATTACCAAACAAAAAAATGCTAAACTACAACTTAAAGAAAAAGTAATAGAATTAGAAACGGCAAAACAAGAAATTCAGAAAATTCAGTCTAAACTAAGTCTAACATTAGAAAAAACAGGAATTGGATTGTGGGAGTTCGATATAAAAACACAATTATTTACTTGGGATAAACAAACGCAAAGAATATTTGGAATAGATGTACAAAACCCAATAAGCAGACCTACAGTCAGAAGTAGAGTACATACTGAAGATGTAGAAGAAATTACTACGTGTTTAGAATTAATGATAAAAGGAGAATTAAAAAATTATGAAATAAAATATCGTACTGTGCTTATTGAAGAAAAACATCGTTTCTTGGATACAAAAGCTTTTTTGATAAAAGATAAAGATAATAATCCTGCACAGGTAGTCGGAATTACGCAAGATGTTACCAAGCAAAAAGAATATGAAAAAATTATTGAAGGACAAAATAAAAAATTAGTTAGCTCCAAAAAAATACTAATAAAAGGATTAAAGAATCAGCGTATTCTACAAAAGAATTTAGCACAGCAGAAACAACAATTAGAACAAATTTTTGATGCTGTCCCTGCCATGATTTATCAGTTTAAAAGAGATAAAGATGGTAATATTTCTTTTCCTCTTGTGAGTAAAGGGGCTAAATCAATTTTAGGAATAGAAACTAATCAACTTTCGGTCGATAATTCAGTTGATATTTTTAATGCTGTTCATCCAGAAGATTTATTAGGTTTTCAATCTTCAGTACAAAAATCAGCTGATACCATGCAAAAATGGGAATCTGAATTACGCCTTCTAAAAAAAGGAAGAGAAGTTTGGATTCATGCTACATCCAAGCCTACATACATGGATGATGGTGGAATTATTTGGACAGGAATTATGCAAAATATTGACCATATAAAAGAAACAGAACTTCAAATACAAGAGCAAAATAAAGAACTACAAAATACACTAAATGAGTTAAGAGAAACACAATCGCAGCTTATTCATAATGAAAAAATGACAACTCTAGGCCAACTGATGGCTAGTATTGCTCATGAAATAAATACACCTTTGGGAGCAATTCGGTCTTCAGCAGGAACAGTATTTAAGCTCCTCAATAATACGCTTACTAATTTGCCAAGAATAGTAAAAATATTTTCAGAAGAAGATTTTAATAAGTTTAATGAACTTATCGAAAAAGCAATCAAAAATAACATTCTTCTGTCTTCAAGAGAAAAAAGAGCTGTAAAGTACAAATTAATAGCTGACCTTGAAGAAAAAGAAATTACACAGGTTGATAGAATTGCTGATTTAATTGTAGATGCAGGAATAACTAAAGAATACGAAGCCTATAAATATTTTTTAGATTTAGATAATAAAGTAGAGATATTTGAATCAATTTATGAAATTTCTACAATCTTAAAAAGTAATGCAACTGTTCGTATTGCTACTGAAAAAGCATCAAAGATTATTATTACACTCAAAAACTTTTCTCGCCAAGACCATACAGGAAAAAAACAACTTGCAAATATTAATGAGAATCTACAAAACACACTTGTTTTATATCAAAATAAACTCAAATATGGTATTGAGGTAATCAGAGAAATGGATAACTTACCAATGATTAATGTTTATGAAGATGAGTTGGTGCAAGTTTGGACAAATCTACTTCATAATGCCATACAAGCAATAAAGAAAAAAGGAAAAATATATCTTACCACTACAAAAAAGGAAAATAAAGTACTCGTTTCTGTCAAAGATACAGGCTCTGGAATACCTGATGAAGTACAAACACGAATTTTTGATGCCTTTTTTACAACCAAACCAACAGGAGAAGGAAGTGGATTAGGACTAAGTATTGTCAGAAAAATTATTGAAAAACATGATGGCAAAATTTGGTTTGAAACTCAAAATACAGGAGAAAATACAGGGACAACTTTCTTCGTAGAGTTGCCTATTCAATAA
- a CDS encoding 1-deoxy-D-xylulose-5-phosphate synthase, translating to MPNKNPNITELEKKCQELRDFIIEHVAQNGGHLGATLGVIELTVALHKAFVFLGTEQSDKLVWDVGHQAYAHKILTNRKDNFHTIRKQNGLSGFPSIKESKFDDFGTGHSSTSISAILGMAVASQFSHNQIIKNRWHIAVIGDGAFTAGLPFEALNNIQNNTENGIKPNILIILNDNEMSIDKNVGTLKNHFKELSKQKWTKELNENFIIPSIFELFEGNFHGSIDGHNLEILLDFFEELKQNTEKNLYTNKVHFLHIKTVKGKGIIKNIEKENNQEIESKHNSWHAPANFDTKTGELLKSENSIHKKSFFKFQDIFGKTIIQLAKQNPKIIAITPAMASGSSLLEMQKFFPNRVFDVGIAEQHAVTFSAGLATQNMLPFCVIYSSFLQRSYDQIIHDVCIQELKVIFCIDRAGLVGADGATHQGVYDIAFLRAIPNLILAAPMDEIEFQNLLFSAQLDKNKTSFAIRYPRGEGFLIENNSKNKEELDNQDKFEEIKIGKARVLKEINKETKIVLLSYGIVGNFAKEAIEFLEKDKIAHYDMRFCKPLDETILHQIMGFQNVKHIITIEDGSKIGGFGNAIVEFLSEYNYLKNLDSIKNLGIPDQIIPHGSQQEQYIFCKINTKSIINTIIKII from the coding sequence ATGCCTAACAAAAATCCCAATATCACAGAATTAGAAAAAAAATGCCAAGAACTACGTGATTTTATCATTGAACATGTAGCTCAAAACGGTGGGCATTTGGGTGCAACTTTAGGAGTAATCGAACTGACAGTTGCATTACATAAAGCCTTTGTTTTTTTGGGAACAGAACAATCTGACAAACTGGTTTGGGATGTTGGACATCAAGCCTATGCACACAAAATCCTAACAAATAGAAAAGATAATTTTCATACAATTAGAAAACAAAATGGACTTTCGGGTTTTCCTTCTATCAAAGAAAGTAAGTTTGATGACTTTGGAACTGGGCATTCTTCCACTTCTATTTCGGCTATTTTGGGAATGGCTGTGGCTTCTCAATTTTCACACAATCAAATTATAAAAAATCGCTGGCATATTGCTGTTATTGGCGATGGTGCTTTTACAGCTGGTTTGCCTTTTGAGGCTCTGAATAATATTCAAAATAATACAGAAAATGGCATAAAACCCAATATTTTGATAATTCTGAATGATAATGAAATGTCGATTGATAAAAATGTAGGCACGCTAAAAAATCATTTTAAAGAGCTTTCAAAACAAAAATGGACAAAAGAATTAAATGAAAATTTTATCATTCCTTCTATCTTTGAACTTTTTGAAGGAAATTTTCATGGTTCTATTGATGGACATAATTTAGAAATTCTACTTGATTTTTTTGAGGAATTAAAACAAAACACAGAGAAAAATTTATATACTAATAAGGTTCATTTTCTTCATATAAAAACAGTAAAAGGAAAAGGAATAATTAAGAATATAGAGAAAGAAAATAATCAAGAAATAGAATCAAAACATAATTCGTGGCATGCTCCAGCCAATTTTGATACAAAAACAGGAGAGCTTTTAAAATCAGAAAACTCCATTCATAAAAAATCTTTTTTCAAATTTCAAGATATTTTTGGTAAAACAATTATACAATTAGCCAAGCAAAATCCAAAGATTATTGCCATTACTCCTGCTATGGCTTCTGGAAGTTCACTTTTAGAAATGCAGAAATTTTTTCCAAATCGTGTCTTTGATGTTGGTATTGCAGAACAACATGCTGTTACTTTTTCGGCAGGTTTGGCTACCCAAAATATGCTTCCTTTCTGTGTTATTTATTCTAGTTTTTTGCAGCGCAGTTACGACCAAATTATTCATGATGTTTGCATTCAAGAGCTAAAAGTAATTTTTTGTATTGATAGAGCTGGGCTTGTGGGAGCTGATGGCGCAACACATCAAGGCGTTTATGATATTGCTTTTTTGCGTGCGATTCCAAACCTTATTTTGGCTGCACCAATGGACGAAATAGAATTTCAAAACCTTCTTTTTTCAGCTCAATTAGACAAAAACAAGACTTCTTTTGCTATTCGTTATCCTCGTGGAGAGGGTTTTTTAATCGAAAATAATTCCAAAAATAAAGAAGAATTAGATAATCAAGATAAGTTTGAAGAAATAAAAATTGGAAAAGCGAGAGTTCTAAAAGAAATAAATAAAGAAACTAAAATTGTACTTCTTTCTTATGGAATTGTAGGCAATTTTGCCAAAGAAGCGATTGAATTTTTAGAAAAAGATAAAATTGCACATTATGATATGCGTTTTTGCAAACCTTTAGATGAAACTATTTTGCATCAAATTATGGGTTTTCAGAATGTAAAGCATATTATTACGATTGAAGACGGAAGTAAAATAGGAGGTTTTGGAAATGCTATTGTAGAGTTTTTGAGTGAATATAATTATCTAAAAAACCTTGATTCAATTAAAAATTTGGGCATTCCAGACCAAATTATTCCGCATGGAAGCCAACAAGAACAATATATTTTTTGTAAAATTAACACAAAAAGTATAATTAATACAATTATTAAAATCATTTGA
- a CDS encoding PAS domain-containing protein, producing the protein MTTYEELEHCQNQLQSLVDALDRSAIISIADKKGKIIKINEEFCRISKYTEQELLGKDHNIVNSAHHPKEFWKEMWREISRGKTWRAEVKNKAKDGSFYWVDTVINPMLDNEGKVNSYLSIRYLITDRKEQEFEIQARQEQQQATEEELRQNFEELNAIQEQLQESFLLNQAQLNAISTSFGYVEFNLDKKITKVNPIFTNWTEFSETELIGLSHKELLPQDEETESYFRNLWEKLKDGKTVNGIFKRKTKSNKDLWVFGAYCPVINEKGRVIKVIKIASNYNAQKAAELEIQSQQDELKTTEEELRQNLEELNTIQEQVQESNLLMNAQLDAISTSFGYVEFNLDKKITKVNPIFADWTEFSETELIGLSHKELLPQDEETEVYFINLWTKLKDGKTVSGIFKRRTKSDKDLWIFGAYCPVINNKREVTKVIKIASNYNAQKEAELEIQLQQDELKATEEELRQNFEELQTTQEQLQEQTLKIEEEGVYREAILENAPMMLISTDTKGIITGFNSLAEELLEYEAEKVIGKVSPIIFHDVEEIKTYTKQLSKELEEEIPLGFDVLTAKAKLNLPTKKEWIYVSKNGKVFPVELQVSTIKKDKTGEIIGYLAMVQDITERKEAQKELEKLSVVARETSNAIVITDAEGYSMWVNEGFTRMTGYTLPEIIGKKPGKLLQGKETNFDHVLAIREGLKSKKPFTQEILNYDKMGKKYWLELSVTPVLDNYTGEITQFIGIETDITKRKKDEEDLKRLSVVASKTSNSVVITDAKGYIIWVNEGFLKLTEYSITEVIGKKPGALLQGKGTKHKHVLAIREGLKSKKPFTQEILNYKKYGESYWIELNVTPVFDEKTGEVIQFVGIENDITTRKEGEQLILEKNKALQTSEEELRQNFEELQATQEELQRQKIEVERALRELKSTQSQLIHSEKMATLGQLVANIAHEINTPLGAIRSSAGGIEQTLIETLPTLPDFLSSLPKHELKIFNDALKMSAECQNSLSSREQRALKYDLIDKLESYKNLQYVNRFADLLVDSSLYKDTEMVNAILKTQNPYSLLETVSHISSIIRSNQTIQMATERASKIIFALKNFSRQDQKGIKEKTDINKSIENTLVLYHNQIKHGIEVQKELSDIPQIMGFPDELIQVWTNLVHNAIQAMKNKGTLTLKTKIKEENVIISIADTGGGIPKEIQSKIFDPFFTTKKAGEGSGLGLDIVKKIVEKHDGKIWFESVKEKGTTFFVEVPIVRIYNEVI; encoded by the coding sequence ATGACCACTTACGAAGAGTTAGAACACTGTCAGAATCAACTTCAATCTTTAGTAGATGCCTTAGATAGAAGTGCTATTATTTCAATAGCTGACAAAAAAGGAAAAATTATAAAAATCAATGAAGAGTTTTGCCGTATTTCTAAATATACCGAACAAGAGCTTTTAGGAAAAGACCATAATATCGTAAACTCTGCACATCACCCAAAAGAGTTTTGGAAAGAAATGTGGAGGGAGATTTCAAGAGGAAAAACATGGCGTGCAGAAGTAAAAAATAAAGCTAAAGATGGTTCTTTTTACTGGGTGGATACAGTAATTAATCCAATGTTGGATAATGAAGGAAAAGTAAATAGTTATTTGTCTATTCGATATCTAATTACAGACAGAAAAGAACAAGAATTTGAAATTCAAGCTAGACAAGAACAACAACAAGCAACAGAAGAGGAACTAAGACAAAATTTTGAAGAACTAAATGCTATACAAGAGCAATTACAAGAATCTTTTTTATTAAACCAAGCTCAACTAAATGCAATCAGTACTAGTTTTGGATATGTAGAATTTAATTTGGATAAAAAAATCACAAAAGTAAATCCAATATTTACAAACTGGACAGAGTTTTCAGAAACTGAGTTAATTGGACTTTCTCATAAAGAATTATTACCACAAGATGAAGAAACTGAGAGTTATTTTAGAAATCTATGGGAAAAATTAAAAGATGGAAAAACAGTAAATGGTATTTTCAAACGCAAAACCAAATCCAATAAAGATTTGTGGGTATTTGGTGCATATTGTCCAGTAATAAATGAAAAAGGAAGAGTAATAAAAGTCATTAAGATTGCTTCAAATTATAATGCACAAAAAGCAGCTGAGTTAGAAATCCAGTCACAACAAGACGAACTCAAAACAACAGAAGAGGAATTAAGACAAAACCTAGAAGAATTAAATACTATTCAAGAACAAGTACAAGAATCAAATTTACTGATGAATGCTCAATTAGATGCAATCAGTACTAGTTTTGGATATGTAGAATTTAATTTGGATAAAAAAATTACAAAAGTAAACCCAATATTTGCAGACTGGACAGAGTTTTCAGAAACTGAGTTAATTGGACTTTCTCACAAAGAATTATTACCACAAGATGAAGAAACAGAAGTTTATTTTATCAACCTTTGGACAAAATTAAAAGATGGAAAAACAGTAAGTGGTATTTTCAAACGCAGAACCAAATCCGATAAAGATTTATGGATATTTGGTGCATATTGTCCTGTAATAAATAATAAAAGAGAAGTAACAAAAGTCATTAAGATTGCATCAAATTATAATGCTCAGAAAGAAGCTGAATTAGAAATTCAGTTACAACAAGACGAACTGAAAGCAACAGAAGAAGAATTGAGACAAAATTTTGAAGAACTACAAACAACTCAAGAACAGCTTCAAGAACAAACATTAAAAATAGAAGAAGAGGGAGTTTATAGAGAAGCTATTTTAGAAAATGCTCCTATGATGCTTATTTCAACAGATACAAAAGGAATAATTACGGGTTTTAATTCTCTTGCAGAAGAATTATTAGAATATGAAGCTGAAAAAGTGATAGGAAAAGTTTCTCCTATTATTTTTCATGATGTTGAAGAGATAAAAACTTATACAAAACAACTTTCAAAGGAATTAGAAGAAGAGATTCCTCTTGGTTTTGATGTTCTTACAGCTAAAGCAAAACTAAATCTACCAACAAAAAAAGAATGGATATATGTTTCTAAAAATGGAAAAGTATTTCCAGTAGAGCTACAAGTAAGTACAATCAAAAAGGATAAAACAGGTGAAATAATTGGTTATCTTGCTATGGTACAAGATATTACAGAGCGAAAAGAAGCCCAAAAAGAACTTGAAAAACTCTCTGTTGTGGCTAGAGAAACAAGTAATGCTATCGTAATTACAGATGCAGAAGGTTATTCAATGTGGGTAAATGAAGGTTTTACAAGAATGACAGGTTATACACTTCCTGAAATTATAGGCAAAAAACCAGGTAAATTATTGCAAGGAAAAGAAACCAACTTTGACCATGTTTTAGCAATTAGGGAGGGTTTAAAATCTAAAAAACCATTTACACAAGAAATTCTCAATTATGATAAAATGGGAAAAAAATATTGGTTAGAACTTAGTGTTACACCTGTTTTGGACAATTACACAGGTGAAATAACACAGTTTATTGGTATTGAAACTGATATAACCAAACGTAAAAAAGATGAAGAAGATTTAAAACGTCTTTCAGTTGTGGCAAGCAAAACCAGTAATTCCGTTGTTATTACTGATGCGAAAGGTTATATTATTTGGGTAAATGAAGGATTTCTAAAACTAACTGAATATTCAATTACTGAAGTAATAGGCAAAAAACCAGGTGCGCTCTTACAAGGAAAAGGCACAAAACACAAACACGTCTTAGCAATCCGTGAAGGCTTAAAATCTAAAAAACCATTTACACAAGAAATATTAAACTACAAAAAATATGGAGAATCATATTGGATAGAGTTAAATGTTACTCCTGTATTTGATGAAAAAACAGGAGAAGTAATCCAGTTTGTAGGAATAGAGAATGATATTACAACACGAAAAGAAGGCGAACAGCTTATCTTAGAAAAAAATAAAGCTCTCCAAACTTCCGAAGAGGAGCTAAGACAAAACTTTGAAGAACTACAAGCCACACAAGAAGAATTACAAAGACAAAAAATAGAAGTTGAAAGAGCTTTGAGAGAACTCAAAAGCACACAGAGTCAGCTTATTCATAGTGAAAAAATGGCTACTTTAGGTCAGCTTGTTGCTAATATTGCACATGAAATAAATACTCCTTTAGGTGCAATTCGCTCATCGGCAGGAGGAATTGAACAAACTCTTATAGAAACATTACCAACTCTGCCTGATTTTTTAAGTTCTTTACCTAAGCATGAACTCAAAATATTTAATGACGCTTTAAAAATGTCGGCTGAATGTCAAAATTCTCTCTCATCAAGAGAACAACGAGCTTTGAAATATGATTTGATAGACAAATTAGAGTCTTATAAAAATTTACAATATGTCAATCGTTTTGCTGACTTACTTGTAGATAGTAGTCTTTATAAGGATACAGAAATGGTAAATGCTATTCTCAAAACACAAAACCCTTATTCTCTTTTAGAAACGGTTAGTCATATTTCAAGTATTATTAGAAGTAATCAAACTATTCAGATGGCAACTGAAAGAGCATCAAAAATTATTTTTGCTCTAAAAAACTTCTCTCGTCAAGACCAAAAAGGAATCAAAGAAAAAACAGATATAAATAAAAGTATTGAAAACACATTAGTTTTATATCACAATCAAATAAAACATGGAATTGAAGTTCAGAAAGAACTCTCTGATATTCCTCAAATAATGGGATTTCCTGATGAATTGATTCAAGTTTGGACAAATCTTGTTCATAATGCAATACAAGCCATGAAAAATAAAGGTACACTTACACTAAAAACAAAAATAAAAGAAGAAAATGTAATAATTAGTATTGCTGATACAGGAGGTGGAATTCCTAAAGAAATCCAAAGTAAAATATTTGACCCTTTCTTTACTACCAAAAAAGCAGGTGAAGGAAGTGGATTAGGACTAGATATTGTCAAAAAAATTGTTGAAAAACATGATGGTAAAATTTGGTTTGAAAGTGTAAAAGAAAAAGGAACTACTTTCTTTGTAGAAGTTCCTATTGTAAGGATTTATAATGAAGTAATTTGA